The Prunus dulcis chromosome 3, ALMONDv2, whole genome shotgun sequence genome segment GTTGGAGCAGCCTATGCATTGAATGCCCCATCTGTTGGTTTCTTAGCAAACAACCAATATACATGTCATGATGTATgacaataaacaaaaaaaaaaaaagaggtttGCTACAGtcataaaaagaagaagaaaagtcaaagcaaaacaaagaagaGGGTGGCTAACGCCGCTTTGTTGGAgattggaagaaaagaaaaacaaagacacaAGAAACTTGGTGTTGCAGAGgaaaaaatgaggaaaaagacaaaaaaaaaaatctgaaacctCTTGATGTGTTGTggcagtttttctttttggttttctccttttgtttgCAAAGGCTCTGTATCGATTGTGACTTCGTGTACCTTTTTAAAGACTGAACAGTAACAGTGTTTGCTCTTAATTCGGACTGATCACAAGTATTCCagataaagatgggattgcaaGGTCTGATTTTACTTGGAAACAAACTCTGTAAAGAGTTGGATAGCTAATCGCTTGCTGgaccaaagtttttttttggggctccATGCTCATGGGCTAACTATCAACAAAcatcaaaagcccaaaataggATCATGGGCTGTCAGAGAATAATTATCCATTGACTCTCAGAAGCCCATATAATTAATGGGTAACCCAAATaattacccattaaatttCCTAAGGCCCAAATTCCCTATCATATGGTTAATGGAttagttaaaaaaaatccttgtagccatatttgggtccaagtgcaaatgtcaactttagaaaattagtgggttaatcaaaattgctcattaattttctgggacattgacaaaaagaaaaagtggtacaaaaccatccaaatttttcccatgggtcatctacccatgaaaattccaatgagattaaattcaaatatctcaaacacaaattctcaattaatgggccacacttacccattaatttcaaaattttcccataggtcacctacctatgaaaatccccaaattatctcaaagatacaaattctaaattattgggtcATCTATctatgaaaatcttcaaatcgtctcaaagacaccaactctaaattattgggccacacttacccattaatttctaaatttttcaaactacgttggtttgatccctttaaaagggtacgtaggcaatctagagattcaatctagatgcaaccatcccaaacatatttccatatcgaatccctggtttatttagctaaattcactcaaactcctcaatcaaacccattcaaattcttcgttttgtgatgagtcatttattcatcatgaatctttgaacttgcagctgcaaaatcaaacacacacgttctgtttctttatgatggaatcaaagggttttcccttgaagcaaggAGATCTGTAATTAACCCAACAAGCTCAGTTAAAGTCGTTGAAGTTTGTAAGGTGGCTCTTCCTCCTCCACCCTCACCTAGGTCATTCGCATCCCCAAGTTCCTTTCCTCTTACCTTCTTCGACATCCGTTGGTTAAGGTTTGTGCCGGTCCAGTGCCTTTATTTCTACGAAATGCCTACTTCCTCTGCAACACAACTCTTCTTTGATATTGTACTGGccccaaaactcaaaacctcACTCTTTAACACCCTCCAACACTATCTACCTCTAGCAGGACACATGACTTGGCCtcaaaattcccaaaaacCCGTTCTTAGATATGTCCAAGGCGACACCTTTTCGCTCACAATAGCAGAGTCTGGTGTTGACTTCTACCTCATGAACAAGCTGCAGTGATGGCATTGTAGATCACTGTCTTTCCCAACTGTGGCCTTTTGATTGGGACCTCCATGCACCACGCAATCCTATATGGCAAGACTTCAACGTTGTTTGCGAAATCTTGGGCTCACATTTGCAAACATGGTGAACAATCTAATTCAATGCTACTTGATCATTTGAAACAATTTTATGATATAAGAGTTATTCAGGATCCAGCTGAGCTGAGAGCTGAGAGCAATCTACTCGAACCTGTATCAAAATAAGGACGGTCCCAACAATAGAAGCTTAATGTTTTGGGAGAGGAAAGCCCCACCAGGCTCCATCAGAGGCACCTTTCAAATCACAACAGCAGATATAGAAACACCGAGGCAATTGTTGAAGGCTAAATTGGCAGAGCAGAAACAACAAGATATTCGTTTAGTTCAAGTGTCAACTTTCACTCTAGCATGTGCCTAGACATGGGTTTGCATAATCAAGGCAGAGGACTGCCGGTCTAGCTTGGATCCTCCTGCAACtcaaaaactattttgggaACTGCATTGCCGAAACAAAAGCCTTGTTTGGAGATGATGGGTTGGTTGTGGCTGTGAATGCAAATAGTGAAGCTATAAGAAGTTTGGAGAAGGGTGTTTTGGATGGGGcagagaattgggtttcaaGGGTGTTTGCTGTGAGCAGTGAGAAAATGCTTATGCTTGCCGGTTCACATCGGTCTGGGGTTTATGAGTCTGATTTTGGACGGGGAAGACCAAAGAAGGTTGAGATTGTTTCCATAGATAGAGCCAGAGCTATCTCCTTTTCAGATCCCGAAACTGATGCTGGGGCTGTTGATGTTGGTTTGGTCTTAGACAAACATAACATGCAGGTTTCTGCTTCTCTATTTGCTAAAGGGCTTGAAAACCCTTGACGCTTGAGGCCTTCTCACTATACTAGTATACTTGGTTTCAACAGCATTTTCTTTGTGAACATGTTCTTCCATGGACCATGTagctctgtttttttttttcctcctctgTGCTGCATCTAGTATTTGAATCACAATTATCTAGTTTGTTTTCGTTTGTTTTCATTGATTCTGTTGTTAAATGCTGGCATGCCGGATTAAAGACACAAGATTACGTGATTCCCCACttttttgaacttgaaaatgactACCACGAAGTGTTGACTTGGGAGGCTATTGTGCCacattttgttaattttgagGCTATTGGAATTTTATAAGACTGCAGAACAGCCTataacatatttttttgtaaatttttagaATCTTTTTTTGTTAGACCTGTATTGGGAGAAATTATCTCTGAAATTCATAACAGCGACATTTGTTCAAACTTATCGGGCGCAGCATAAATTAAATGAcatgagaaattatagaatacttGCCACTTGGCCGTTTAAAATAAGAATTAAGGAACATTCAACTTTGCTTGCTTCCATGATCCATCCCCAATGGCAGACCTAAACTCAGTCAGAGTGGTTGAGGTTTGCAAGGTTGCTCCACAGCCACCCTCACCAGAAGATCACTCAGCCACACCTGACGCCCTTCCTTTAACCTTGTTTGATTTACTTTGGCTCAGATTTGCACCCGTCCAACGCCTTTTCTTCTATCAAATCTCAAACTCCTTTGAAACCACCATACTCGTTTCAAAACTCAAAGCCTCGCTCTCCATCGTCCTCCAACACTTCCGACCTCTAGCAGGAAACATCACTTGGCCCCGACACTCCCCTAAACCAATTCTCACTTATGTCCAAGGGGACGCCGTTTCGCTCACCATTGCCGAGTCTCATGCTGATTTCCACCATCTTTCAAGTCGAAGCAACTTTGTTGAGGCCAAAGAGTACCATCCTCTCGTACCCCAATTGCCAATATCTCACGACAAGGCCGCAGCCGTGGCGTTCCAAGTCACCGTCTTCCCCAACGGCAACGGCTTCTCCATTGGAACATCCATGCACCATGCCATCCTAGACGGCAAGTCTTCAACCATGTTTGTGAAATCATGGGCTCACATTTGCAAACATCTTGGTGATGATCCATCCGGTTCAGCTCTACCAGATCAGCTGAAACCATTTTTTGACAGAAGGGTGGTCCAAGACGCGGCCGGGCTCGAACCAATCTTCTTGAACCAGCTTCAGAATCTGGACGGACCCAACAACAGGAGCTTGATGGTTACCCAGTTTAAATCTCCACCACCAGACGCGGTTCGTGGCATCTTTGTAATCACACGACCGGAAATAGAAGCAATGAAGCAATGGGTTTCGACCAAAATGacagagatgatgaagaatgAAAAACAATCTGATCGTCCTCATTTGTCAGCATTTTCTGTAACATATGCTTACACATGTGTTTGCTTAGCCAAGGCAGAGGAAAAGCAGAGCGATAAGCCAGTTTTGATGGCCTTCAGTCTGGACTGCAGGTCTCGCTTTGACCCTCCCATGCCTACAAACTACTTCGGGAACTGCATAGCGGGCCGTGCA includes the following:
- the LOC117620600 gene encoding phenolic glucoside malonyltransferase 1-like — encoded protein: MADLNSVRVVEVCKVAPQPPSPEDHSATPDALPLTLFDLLWLRFAPVQRLFFYQISNSFETTILVSKLKASLSIVLQHFRPLAGNITWPRHSPKPILTYVQGDAVSLTIAESHADFHHLSSRSNFVEAKEYHPLVPQLPISHDKAAAVAFQVTVFPNGNGFSIGTSMHHAILDGKSSTMFVKSWAHICKHLGDDPSGSALPDQLKPFFDRRVVQDAAGLEPIFLNQLQNLDGPNNRSLMVTQFKSPPPDAVRGIFVITRPEIEAMKQWVSTKMTEMMKNEKQSDRPHLSAFSVTYAYTCVCLAKAEEKQSDKPVLMAFSLDCRSRFDPPMPTNYFGNCIAGRAVVADRKGVLGEDGLTVAVNEISETIKSVDSDGILKGAETWVQILYPAVSSEERFMGVAGSPRFGIYDTDFGWGRPSKVEVVSIEETGAMSLAESRDGIAGDVEVGLVLEKHHMQAFASVFAKGLQDL